The genomic segment CCCGACTGGCTTCAATGGGAATCAGGCTGTCTTGTTGTGCTGCGATAAACAGAACAGGAATAGTGATTTTGCGGACTTCCTGAATAGGACGATATCGCATCAATTTAAAGAATACCCGGGCTGGGATATGACCACTCCAGTAATAATCTGGATTCACAATGGATAGATATCCTTCATAACTGTCTTGTGTCGGCATAAAACAGAGTTTATGACGATCAACCACCGGCAAGGTCTTGGGCGCCATTCCTACCTTTGCCCCCATATAATCCTGACTGGAAATCTTCAGGGCTTTAGGCAATTGCTGCAAAGGATAAAGTTTGGCACTTTCTGCACCATCAACAAAGGGTACCTGTACCATTACCGCCTGAATATTTTTTAGTTCTGCGGCCAATGTCAGTACATGCCCGCCACTTAATGCCGTTCCCCATAACACAATTCGTTTGGCATCAATCGATTTACGTGCCTGCAAATGCTGGATCATGGTACGCCAGTCTTCAAGCTGAGCACCGATCGACACCAATTCACGCGGACGCCCGGTACTGCCTCCCCAATAGCGATAATCAAACAGAACCACCGCATAACCTGCACTGGCAAAACGTTGGGCATATTGCACCAGTTTAAAATGACGTAAAGCCGCTAGGCCATGAGCCATCAGGATCACAGCTGGTTTGTCAATCTGTTGAGGACGATAGAAATCCGCAGCAATCACTTCCTGACCGCTTTTGACATACAGTGGTTCGACTGTATAGGCGTACATACGCGCTCCATTGCGTTATTTTATAGTTGTAATCGTTTATAAATTTTTCAGAACTAGGCCATCATGTTTTCAGCTTAATGCTATTATAAAGCATATCAAGATAAATGACATAATGGAGTGACATCATGAGCGAAAATGTAGGCTTTGCTGGCCAAATTGGTCCTGAACATATCTCTCAAGTAGTTGAAAAAGGTTTTAAATCAATTATCAATAACCGTCCAGATATGGAAGGTGGCCCTGAACAGCCAACCAGCGTACAAATTGAGGAAGCTGCTCGTAGTGCAGGTCTGGATTATGTTTTCC from the Acinetobacter sp. YWS30-1 genome contains:
- a CDS encoding alpha/beta hydrolase; protein product: MYAYTVEPLYVKSGQEVIAADFYRPQQIDKPAVILMAHGLAALRHFKLVQYAQRFASAGYAVVLFDYRYWGGSTGRPRELVSIGAQLEDWRTMIQHLQARKSIDAKRIVLWGTALSGGHVLTLAAELKNIQAVMVQVPFVDGAESAKLYPLQQLPKALKISSQDYMGAKVGMAPKTLPVVDRHKLCFMPTQDSYEGYLSIVNPDYYWSGHIPARVFFKLMRYRPIQEVRKITIPVLFIAAQQDSLIPIEASRETATNIAPFVQYHEWNMRHFDIYHGEWFEKAVSTQLEFLHQHIGVR
- a CDS encoding TIGR01244 family sulfur transferase — its product is MSENVGFAGQIGPEHISQVVEKGFKSIINNRPDMEGGPEQPTSVQIEEAARSAGLDYVFQPVVAGQITELDVRTFANHYNELPKPILMFCRTGNRSNNLYQLAKQMDLLDD